The following is a genomic window from Dermacentor variabilis isolate Ectoservices chromosome 11, ASM5094787v1, whole genome shotgun sequence.
AATCCTTTTGAAGCCAGTTCGGTTTTCTCCCATTAAGATGCAGAAGAAAGGGTATACTTGGAGTTTAGCCAGTGTGTAGACAGACTGGCTACCCTGTGGAGTACGTAAACGGAACATGAATAGGCAATGTACGATTTAAGATTGATAACTGTAGTTCAATAAGAACGATAGGGTGGTGCCAAGAGGAAGGAAATAGAGTTCGCTACGGCACAAGATTAGATAGAGTGTGACATTATCTAATATACTGGCACAGGAAGGGTTCGTCTAGCACGTAGGGATAGCGATAATCAAATATCTCGGATAGAGCCCTGCACTTTGCAACGCGCGGAGATTTAGTGTTTCTGCTGGCTATTGTGACGCGCCCGTATCAAGACATCGGGCTCtttatgaggaggaggaggaggaagccgAGCAAGACTAGGGGTGGCggacaaaaaaagaagggaaTGTATATTAAAATGGCGGACTAAACAGACCGTCCCATTCGCACTTTTTACATTAATTATTATAAACTTTTCCCGTACCAGTCAGCGATTCTGTCAAAATGCTTAGCCTGTATCACACCCttgaaatgtgaaaaacaaagtgcAGGAGGGATAAAAATGACACAATCGCGAAGACATCAACAAACTGACATCGACGCAATCGGTGGAAGACCGCGGATTGGTTTGGCTCGCATCGCGTCTGTTTTAGTACGGACATGATATCTTTCATTTATTGATTTGTTATTTTCTGCGTTAAATGAAGGTCGACACCATCCACACCTTGAAAAAAATACAGGCAAGCGCCAGCACTTCAGTGCAAGTTAACGAAGCTCAGGAGGCCGAAATTTACCCTTTGTTGCCCACTTCTgcgcgcttcataatcagattgtttTTGGCGCGCAATATACCGGAATTTAAACAAATTTTTTCCCATTACCAACACCGTAGGCTTGTCGTTGCCGAGCTATCCTGAGAACTTTAAAGGGCTGGTAAGAAAGACAACGTATTTTACAAAGTTGTCTGGTTAGGCAGcgcattaaaaaataaagaacagaagcTTCTGGTCACCGATGAAAAAGTGAATTGGTATTTGGGAACCTAAACAAGGGTTCTTTGTTCACTATCGGCTTCGTAATCGTGAACAAAGAATCTGTGTTAGCTAGGAAACGTCATTGGACATTTGACTTAGTTGAAGACTAGAAGCCTGTCTTTTTTTCAAGCAGTTTGAAAAGAGAAGTTTTGGCACGAGAGTAAGCATGTTCACAAATCAGTAATAGCATGATACTTAGGAAAGGAAGGCACTAAAGAACTAAAAATATCGCCGTCAAACCGATTTATCGATGTATTACAGCTTTACTATGGTTCTGCACGACCACAAGTGCTGTGAAACGACCTGTCAAATGTACAAAAGGAGATGACGCTACAGGTAACGCGCATACGATGATAACTTTCCAACGCCTCACAATGGACGAGTTAATTCTTCACCCCAAAGCATGGACGCGTCGATAGTTTGATAGAGCGTGCGAAATGCTGTCACCGGTGGCGTTGATAGCAGACGGCAGCCATGCgcggaccaaaaaaaaaaaacaagctctcTCGGAGCTCTTCGGTTACAGCGCTATCGCATTTTGTTACCATGGCTACGAAGCCGATAGGCGACCGTGCCAACAGCGCTCCTACTTCCTTTTAGACAAACATAGCCACAGCGCACTACGGCTGCTTTCAAGGCGGAGTCATCGCGTTCCAGGTCACGATTCCTCCGTTTCAGAAGAGCAAGTACGGGTAAGTACGGTCAACGTTATGTAAAGCAAAGCCGCTGGTGACCCACGCGAAGACAGACGACCGCGGAATGCTGAAATGAAAGCTTTGTTTCGGGATAACGATGGAAGCTGGCTCAGGCGTAGTATGCTccagtcgaggttttgaaggcaTGCAGGGGAGGACAATGTGAATACAGAAACGCGTGTTTGAGAATCTTCTGAGATAGTTACGCAGGCTCCAGGTGAAGGATCTCCGATCGACATTCCTGCGAACAGGATGTTCTTGTGGGTAATGTTCAATTATCGCAAGATACTTTCGGTTCGCTGTTGTAGGCTTAGAGCGTACAGCTAGGTAAGCTACTGAAATAAAACTGGTCTGTCTTTGTGTCCGCTCTTTGCTTTGTTGCGTATTTTTTCGCGCCATCTACAATTACGCAAAAGCATTGATAAGTGGGCGAGTATTGTCCACTTGAACCGTGCTCGAAGCGGCTTGAAAAGTGCGATATGAAGGGGAGAAGAACAGGTCAGAGGCTGAACCATGCATCGAAGTCAGGTTGCCCTGTTATCGATCTTACAACATTTTATTAATTCGCTGTAATAACTTCAGATACTGAAACCAGACAAACATTCTGGCGCGTTCATCCATGTTGTTCGCTAAGCTGATCAGAATATCTTGCTAATACAATATAGTTGTGAGCGCTGTCCTTATTTAAAAAAAGTGATGTACAGATTCGCACAAACTGGGCATGTAATACTGGTCAGCGCTCTCTTCACTAGTGCTGCACGTTTCATTGTTTGTGTTGTTGTTAAGGGCCGCTAACTGCTCTTTCCTTTAAATGAAAAGTTCCGGAGTTAAAGGGAGTGCGGCTACTTTCACAGAGGTTTGACGAAGGGGATGCTATCAAGAACAAAGCTCTCGTTATCAAGTTCACTGAGGGTGAGTATGTGGGCTAGATGGAACAGATGCATGCTCTGAAACCGCTTGCTGGAAACGACAGCAACACGAAAAGGGCACCGGACGAGTGACTTCGAACAACGGAAGTTTCGTAAAAGAACGCCTACATCGCATCTGTGGTCTTATTGGAAAGCATCTGGCTGCACGCCTTTATTCAAGCGACACAAAATTATCATGCATAGAGATCGGAAAGTGCGTGCACTTATAGAAGCTTGTCACCTTAAATGGTGACACGATGATGGCGCATTCGAAGCCGCTGCTTCTTTTCTATCGTTGTATCTATAGGCAGTGAAGAAGCAACTAGAACAAAGATGACCGGTCGTAAGCTGCTGGTCAAGGACCGCAACAGAACTTTCGAAGACAAGCTGGTTACATTTGCTGCAGAAGTTCCGGGAAGAGTGTTGTGTGCCTTGTGCGGAAATATTTCCTCAGAGCTTCTGGCTGACCCCAAGGATCACTTGTACTGTCGGCCATGCTTGGGAATGCTGGACAATGACGGACTGATTGACTGTTGCGTTGACAGTTCGACACATAGGATTGAAGACGTGAGTACTCCAGTCGTTCAGAAGGCGTGACTGTGTTATTTTGACATGAAATTATAATCATATATTGCATTTCTATTATTTGGATCAAGAATATGGTGTTTGTAAGCCTcgctggcttttcttttttgacgtggTAATCGGCCATGAAATGCTTCGTCATCGTGAAATACACGTGGAGTACTCGAAGTGAATATGTTCCAATTAAGAATGGATCTAAGTTGCCGTCTGTAGCGTTCGCAAACATTCGTAGGCAATCGAATGTCGCATAACACTAACTTGGTTGAAGCAGAAAAGGCAAGCCAGAAAACATGAGAAGCTGCGTTCTCAACCGCCCACATCTCACGCTGTCGGCATTTCGTTTAAAGAAATCCCAAGGTTGATATTTACACGAATGTTACGGCACTTGATTAGATGAATCGGACTGCTGATGTTTACTTCAGATTTAGTGTGAAGTGTTAATGATGCTCCGAAAACTGAGAGCCTAAAATGAACCAAATGTTCGTCCACTAGGCATCTTAAGTTCCCGAGGGACTAAATATCAGCCGATTCTCGATCTGTAGAAGCAAAAGCTGATACTTATTGCAAAGGAACCAGTAAAAAAAAGCCGAAGGAACCACGAACAAGAGGTTTATTCAAATCAGGAGCTCGTGTGATAATGAAAGTGGGGGGTTTCAAGACATTTGTTCATCAGGAGGCCTATATTACTCCTCATGCCATAATTTGGGACGGCgcagatttttgttttgtttcgatGATAATGCAGGAACCGCATACCCGGGGACACAATCCCAGCGCTTGAGCGGAGAAAAATTCACGTGACTGTTGGATAATGTAGCATTTGCGTGCCGATCCATTGCGGTTATTGGCAGGGGTATATGTGCCCGGAGCCAGTCAATCTTTATTACAAAAGTGCCCACGATTATACGGAAATTATACTCCGTCTTAATAACTTCGATGAGCGGCGAAGCCCAGTGACCTTTTTAGACGAAACATAGCGACTTTTCTCGTTATCAGCAGTGTGGAGCGATTTACTTTATCGACGGCATAGTGATTTGCGCGAAGGAATTTTCAGTGACTCCCACCCTGGAACAAACTTGGAGCACCAATTCTTTGCAGTGCCATCTAATCTGGAAATAGGAAAATGGAAATAGGAAAATGGAATCTGGAAATAGGAAATGAACCGCGGGAGATGCAAATACAAATGGCACGTTGTGAATGGTGTGAGCTGAAATTGCCGTTATATGCTTTGAATACGCTGGGCATGCTTTCGAATCGcagctggtaaaaaagaaagagaaattctTAGATAAGTTTGTCCATAACGCCAGCCAGTATACGACGACAGTCACGATTATACCTGTCGTGGTTGTTTGTAACCTTACCCAAATTGCAGACGTAGCCAGGAGTGCTCGCGAGGGCACATAAATGCTGTAGTCCTTGTGTACAACTCTTGCCTCGTTACATTTTCCTACCAAGTTGTCGCTTCAGGTGCACTCTTCACTAAGAGCTGAACATGTCTCTGCTACATGCTCGATGTAAACGCAAAGAAAGCGACGTTAGGCATCTTCACTAAGCCGGTTAAAGCAATTAAACTAGTAACCTGCTGTTTTAAAACATTTCTCATCAACTTTGTGGAAAAGTGACGGTCATTAGGAAGAAAACTGAGCTCACATTTCCTCATTCCGAATCTGGCGATAGAACCTCAGCGAGATAGAACTCGCTGTGCTAGCGTGCTGGCTAATGGCGCTGCACTGCTGAGCTGGAGGTCGCCGGTTCGACCCCGACAGGGGCGTCCGCATCTCGGTTGGGGAAGGGGGGATGCAAAACAACGCTCGTGTATTTACCAACAAGGTTTCAGACAGGATAAGTTGGTGTTCCTTGTTACTGTGAATTACAGCTCCCGCCGGCACAAGTACAGGAAAAGACCAGCGCTTGTTCCCGTCTTTCCTGTCGTCGACCCGACATGCGGTGTGATTCACGGTAACGTGTGTCTTTAGGCTTGGGTGCACGTAAAGCAACCCTAGGTGACcgaaattatttcggagtcccctCTCACGGCACGCCTTATGATACAGTCGTGAAATCGGCACGTAAAatcgcacaatttttttttctatattgcgCGGTTATAGAGCCCGAAAAGTCGAAACTTGCTGCGTGGCTTCTGTGGTTCCCATAGTATGCAATGTTTTCATTATTTACCGAAGAACAATTAACTAGGCGCACTTTGGACATGGTAGATTGCACGGGTAGATGCCGCCTCGAAGTTCGTGACGTCATAGCGAGCTGGGGAGGGAACTTCAAGGCTCTGTCGCCCCCTGTCGTTCATATTTTGTCTCTTCCGTATCACCTAGCCGCTTCTCAGAACAATAGCGGacgttttatttttctgttgtaGAAGCGTAATTAACCTGCGAAGCTTGACATAGTGGTTCGGCTCAGCGTCCAATTTAGGAAGCTTGGGTTTTCTTTGACGTGGCAAAAAATGATAGCTGCTAGTGTTAAGAAAACATGACGCAAGCGCAGTACGACCAAGTGGACTTCTCGCTGTCATGCAGCACGTTGTGCTGCGTCTCAGTGGCGTTCTGAATGCTTGCTACCAGATCGGAGCGCTACATTTGAgggtataataaaaaaaatcttagCATATAGGTTTGATGCCCTTTGAGAAACTCCCATTAGTCTAATCTATATCTCACCTTCCGCTTTGCTACGGCTTTTCAGTAGCCCAAGGGTTGTTTTGAGAGATTAGACTACCAATTAATCATCTATTTCATGCAGAACTTCAAAGGTGTTTGGCACGTTCCCTCTCTTTCGGAATAGTCCTTTTAAGCTGAGCTTAGCTATCGAGACCGAGTGTGCAAAATTTGCAAACTTGCAGCGCGACGGGTTCAAGCGAAAAAAAGAACCGAATGTGTGATCTTATCGCATCTTGCACCTTATTAAAGTTTGCATCCTGCTAAGGAAGCTTTAATAACTCCAGCAACGAGAGTACGTGATGATTTGCATACGTGCTGTTCCTACAGATGAAACACAGGGGCGAGAGATTCACGGAAGCTTTGGAGTTGTCGGCCATGTGCCCAAATGAAACATGCAGCTATCAGGCGACACTTGGAGAGGTGATGGTGAGTATTGCCGTGAGAATTTTTGCACGATAGCTATTCCTAATTTCAATTACTGCGAACAGCAGTTACAAGCTAGAAAATGGGCCGAATCCTGCGTATTCGGTCGTCACGCTTCCATCAGCCTAGTCTCAATTACCTTCGCACCTCAGAGTCGTTAACTGTGTAAAAACCGTTGCCGGTCCAAGGAAAACTACAACTACGCTACGATGACAACCACAAATATAGGAACACCGCGGATTAACCGAAGCACTACAACGGTGACGACAGTTgcagtgacgatgacgacgacacaACGATGCCATAAAGATGACGCCGGCACAACAGCCTAGCCACAAGACAAACAATGCCATGTTTGGCatcgttaaagggaagctgaaacacttttcgaaaaaaatgacttctctgcggcattctacagttttgagtcccctgaacgcGAATATCTGGTTcgaaaagggcggaaacaaacgcaagcggctatTGTTTCATGAAAaggcgcaccagcgcctcaggacATCGCGccaacgccgctgttgcccgtgattggtcggggccgctgtgacgtcattcgcggcagtcgccggtcggcgccgccgtttcagagcttagcacgctgttctgttctggcttcatagctgagttgtaagcattatggaactttctcgctgtctcggacagcttgtattttcgccgtacatgttcgaaccgacagccgatacggaaaacgatggcggcaacggcggcaacgacgatgttgagtgtgccaaaagcgagagcgatgtgtgcaccttctcgcgcgttggaaatcttagctcgtacgtatgttgttgctgttttttcatgtagctgcacgttccaatgacgggataAAAAATGCGCTAAGGTGTCagtgggaacttgctgctggaagaatgccgaagcactaacttctcattagatctaaacacgggtgcaattccgtgatgtcaagcaccttgccgctgcttgtctaaagtcccgtggtttttttagcgttgatacacgatcgcgaacataagtgcagcgtttcaaagcgcgcacatgcagtgctgcgaggtacagtcacggaagttgcttatcatacacatctaGAGATAGCCAGaagtattatatgtgcaatattcatactatggttcgacgactttgcgattgtggctcgatcaagaatcggtatgcgtgctccatgctagtgttgacatgaagatattaggcagttttagcaccgccgtgtggtaaacacgataactgcacccgtacgtcgaatgtcaccaggcaagcctatactccatttcatacctcaggtgcaacgctgtggaagctacgcacgaagtccggttcccaaaatttattactgcgcgcgtttccgtctatgcttcgcagcgtgccagcggcgtttgctcgcgggAGCATGCACGTgtagctgccgcgacgggctgcaattaagaaatgccgaaaagaaaattgatttaaaagaacgtgttagcagccgtataagtacatggattgtttctatgggtaaattctttttttttcattcatattcatatatttcatattcatttcatttatattttttcatttcattcatttcattttttttcatatcatATAAAagttttctcaaaaatcgggtcaagaaacaccgaactttttgtaagtgcgaacgcagccactgcaagaagtatctcaagcctccacagcgttgcacctgatgtatgaaatggagtgtagcaacgctagcaacaacgcgtttccgcatttgtcataaggctatccggctatcgcggaaattgtccgagcacagcacagttgatttcgtcggcacgaacttatctctcctcaccgcacgggcccactgcgctgcaagcttcttgtccttcgggaacctgtgaaacaccacatcgtctcgcccgcctgtgttcgcgcagccgaatgctgcacagaacgagggcatgttgggcgcccttggctgtaggcactcatgcagcacagaaggaaagaacagtttacgaaaatcggaaaagaaaacaaacgtgagcggcggcggcggcagatctctcgtagcgtcgttcagtaaagcgcagtacggaaagaggcatgccagcacatgccagcacgccggtccggcagctcggtccccgcgaatgacgtcactctcgccggttctctcctctggcaaccacctcacccggcgctccgggatgcgatgggggcgtgtccgcgggggggatttagaaagcgatttccgccccttatattaacaaaacgaagaaaaaaaattcggaactgtaaattattaggtctgttcttcccattcccagcaattcatggaaattgaaaaccgtttcagcttccctttaagttctTTACAGCACAACTTAGTAAACGGCGCTACAACACCGGCACGATGAAAATAACGACGACAgtgactgcccccccccctctctctctgttaACGCTATCGGCGGCATGACTTCAAGGAAGGACCCCAAGGTCGGTTCCGCGCTGAAGGAGCCACAGCCAGTGCCTTTGCATGGCTTGGCAGAAGCAGAGGACGAATGTGCGAGAAGTGCTGAATGGCCGAACAATGCACGGGAGAATTGAGGGATCATGTGACAACGAAAATGTATGTAGAGACGAAGACTCGCCATGAAATATTTATCACCCGTCGGGCCGCGAGTGCCCGATTTTCTAGATGTCGAAGGCTTCGTGTAACGCCATTCATCAACGATAGCGGAAAGGTATAGAATAACTATAAGAGAGAAACGTTACGTTATGCAGCTCCAGGAGCTGGCATCTCCCAGATGCTGTTCGCAGTAACTGACTTACGAAAGTGCAGGCTAGGTCATTGTCGTTTCTTTGTTCAAATAAGGTGTTACTTGTGCTGCAAACCTCCAGGAAGAAAAATGTAATCGTACGTAGCATTATTACTTATAATGCCAAAACCGTGTGTTCATAGAACAGTTACTGCTATTATACCGGACAATTAGCACCAACCCAAGCATATAATTTCCGCATAAATCTTGCATCTGAGTCCAGGTGCGGTCAAACGTTTACTGGATCCGACAAGAAGGCTGAATATCTTCAGAGCGTCTACGCACACCCTGGATTCCAAGTGTGCTACCTGTACTACATTGTACAGGGCCTACACAGTGTTGCTTTGCGTTGTGGCTGCAAGCTAAGACTGGGCTTTTGTCCAAAGTATTCTCGGAAAATGCATCCCGTATCTGTTTGACCGCATTTATACCGTGGTGCGATTACATATGCCCTAAAAATACACATAGAGTCATGCAAGATCTTACTGGTCATGGGAATCGTTCGAGTTTTTTCATTTATAAGGCTCTCTCTAGTGTATTACCGCCAGTCCACTTGGCGTTGGCATGCCCAAGGTGCGCATTTATGAATCATGTCTGAAatgctacatttcttttttttttcctgaagggTCACTACAAAAATTGCAAAGTTAAGACGGTGAAGTGCCCGCTATGTAAGCAAGAGGTCAGTACCAAGCTGCTGCATCCGCACATATCCAACGTCTGCGAAGAAAGACTTCTCAGCTGCCCCTTCTGCCGTCAGGAGGTAGCGGCCCGTCAGCTGGAGGCAAGTTCGATGATGCACGCTGCCCCATAGTTAGCACTCGAAATTTTACTGTCATGTTAATTATACGAACACTCCTTGCGCTGGCACCCTCGGCTGCATGTCCCGAAATCAACATCCCAGTCCCAGTTAAAATTGgggaaaaattaaaataaataaataaataaataacgagaGGATTTACGCGGACAGCAATAACAGCATGTTGATGGAAGTTGTTCGTGCTAATAGCTTTTTCGTTTCGCGCAAATGATGTTGATTAGATGATTTTTGGTTTACCTGCCTAATCCATAAGCAGTCGATGCAAAACTTGTTGCGGATGCCGAGGTAAGATTGATGGCAGAGTTTTAAAGGCAGCTAGGTAGTGTGTCGTCGTTTTTTATTTTCGCCGAAGAAACATTCCGCGCAATCGAAAAtaccacaaaaaaaaacacgtccgCCCGCCAGGCATTGCTGCGCTCTTAAAGATAAAATAAGGGCTGAACATATCACCCTAGGAACGAGTGGTCACGCTATCTTTCCGAAGGGTCCTCAGGTATCGGCTCGCGTCTACGGTTCTTATCAAACACGAAGCCTCGTCTTTCAATGCGCCGTAGAAGAATCAACATTTGGGTACGTTGGTACCGGTTGAACGTCTGAACGAGCAGCGCAAGAGACAAAAACAGAAAGCAGGAAAGACAGTGGACAGCGCTACACTTGCAACTAACTTTACTAAAAATCATACACATAATTAAGTATTTCAGTATGCGCAAAATGCACAGCGCTCTAAATGACGAGGTTTACGTTTGAGGCTGTTGCCATAATTGGCACACGGACGCGTTGTCAagtgctatttaaaaaaaaaattgaggcttTTTTCCCGTAGGAAAAAAGAACCACACGAGCCCTGGATCGACCTGGTATCGGTAGTTTCTAGAGATCTTCCATTCTTGCATTCACGTGTCTCGAATTAGGTAGAATATTTAAAAGTTAGCAAATTAAATACCTGCGGAAGAATACAAATGCCTGTAGCTTAATGATGCCCAATAACACACAGTGATGGCCATTCGCGTAAAGGTCTCCGTGAGTGTGCGGATAAACTTTATTTCCGAGACAGAGCTGTTTGGTGCCCGGAGATGGGCGGCCACCCTATACCAGGCAGCCGTGGCCCTGTGCTTACTGCCTAACTCCTGTTCATCAGCCGTAGCTGGTACTGAGAACTTAGTCTGGTCATCTAAGCCTCCCATTGGTCTTCCGTTGGCGCCTGCAGGGGCGTGTGTTCTCGATGCATTCTCAGACCGTGCGATAGATGGCGCTTGGCGTACAGCGAAATTGGCAGTCTCTTGTATACGTTTAGGGATAAATCGTGTGCAGTGTAGCGTGCCCGGGAGGTGATCGCCCGTCTGAAGTAGGTGTCGTATGAGAGCTTATTCTCTGTTAAGCTTACAGTGTGGTGCAAGGTATTCCCACCTTCTCTTCTTACAATTTTCTGGAATGCGTGCGtactccgtatatatatatatatatatatttaaagaatTGGCGACGTTTAGTTGAGCTAGTCGATATAAAGCAGTCCAGACCACCTGCAAGCGCTCTGCGGGCGGTGACAGAGAATCGAAAAACTGGCGTCACATTACAAAGAGCATGTCTCTGTCGAACAAGACTCGCTCTGCTGATACACTAGCACGCGAACGTAGGATCGAGAAGACAGTTTGTAGGCATCAGCAACACTTCGCGGGGCGCTGCAATGTTAAATAATTTACGCCCTCAAAGGTGAATAAGGGAgtgaattattttacagtgtgggtACGGCGTACCTGCTGCTACAACTTGGGAAGGAAGCAAATGAACTAGGAGGGAGCATTGCGCCACGCACGTAGCCTTCGCAAGCCAAGCTTGCGTAGTTAATTCCATCCAAGATAATGTGCGCTAGCTGCGTCTGCTTTTTGCTACGAGGGGCGAGACCTATCTGCAGACGTTTGATCCCAAAGAGAGGCGCCAAAGAAGCGTATTATATCTACGAAAAGTCCGCACTGTCGACCATGTATGCTTCGAAACTGTCGCTATAGTCTCAGGGTCAGCAATAAGTGGACGTCTCTTGGAAGTTCATTCGAATTATTTGAGCAATAACAACACGTTCCATACTTGCGGTAGCTAACTCTCCCGATGCTCGTCTGCTGCCCTATCATATTTTCAGACTCACATGGAAGACTGTGATCAAAGGCCGGCGACTTGTGATCATTGTGAGACGGAATTTGATACATTTGCAGAGGTAAGTGGAAAATAGCGTGACCTCGAGTAGACCCCACAACCAAAGTGATTTTTATTCCAAAGGATTCTGCTGCTGTAGGCTCAGCATATGAGCTACTCGGAGCAATTCGGCAGGAGAGCGTAGCGAAAGAACCGGCGGACGGATCTTTTCGACGTGTGTCTAGACGCTCACTAAACATACTCCAAGATGCGCCGTTAGCTTCagaagctagaaaaaaaattgatggaTAGAATTCTGCTCCTAACTGACCCCTTCAACTGCGGAGCCAAAGTAGTCGAACGTTATAAGGTACCTTAGTTGATCTGTTACACAACGTCTGGTTTACAGTTTCAGTTCTAATTTCAGAATTTCGATGCAGGAACAACACCAACGACAGACACGAAATATACATGCAAACCCTACATGTTTACTCCCAAGGAGAGAAGGAACGTAAAATTACCAAGCGTCACTACCTCTACGACATCAGAACTTCAAAGCTTATAATGTCTGCCTTCATCTTTACATGATCACAACCGCACCCATTCAACGGGATCATACCGAGTGACCCTCAAGCATCTTTATCCTGTATTAATTCAACAAgcgtgaacaaaaattatcattttctaatatatgaaagaaaaaaggTACATAAAATGCTAGAGACGGTTTGCCTAGGATAGGAGTAGGGTAGCCTCACTAATGATGataacatctctctctctctcacacacacacacacacacacacacacacacacacacacacacacacacacacacacacacacacacacacacacacacacacacacacacacacacacacacacacatatatatatatatatatatatatatatatatatatatatatatatatatatatatatatatatatatatatatatatatatatatatatatatatatatatattaacacaCACACATGTGCGACTAGGCGTATATTGTTACAGAAAGCATACATGAATGTACAC
Proteins encoded in this region:
- the LOC142564542 gene encoding uncharacterized protein LOC142564542 isoform X2 yields the protein MTGRKLLVKDRNRTFEDKLVTFAAEVPGRVLCALCGNISSELLADPKDHLYCRPCLGMLDNDGLIDCCVDSSTHRIEDMKHRGERFTEALELSAMCPNETCSYQATLGEVMGHYKNCKVKTVKCPLCKQEVSTKLLHPHISNVCEERLLSCPFCRQEVAARQLELRDIHLAVCPSKPAKCRYAQLGCRFQACNKEMEKHVGSCQYVTSLIDRVLNLEAKVQVLGTENEQLRQLIAEKEEIYKKKDDYFQRNVQEDLEELRAEIVIVQNRTMQNDPMTEKRLRELEEKHALLETPLEELLVEIAKAK
- the LOC142564542 gene encoding uncharacterized protein LOC142564542 isoform X1, with translation MTGRKLLVKDRNRTFEDKLVTFAAEVPGRVLCALCGNISSELLADPKDHLYCRPCLGMLDNDGLIDCCVDSSTHRIEDMKHRGERFTEALELSAMCPNETCSYQATLGEVMGHYKNCKVKTVKCPLCKQEVSTKLLHPHISNVCEERLLSCPFCRQEVAARQLETHMEDCDQRPATCDHCETEFDTFAELRDIHLAVCPSKPAKCRYAQLGCRFQACNKEMEKHVGSCQYVTSLIDRVLNLEAKVQVLGTENEQLRQLIAEKEEIYKKKDDYFQRNVQEDLEELRAEIVIVQNRTMQNDPMTEKRLRELEEKHALLETPLEELLVEIAKAK